One window of Amaranthus tricolor cultivar Red isolate AtriRed21 chromosome 11, ASM2621246v1, whole genome shotgun sequence genomic DNA carries:
- the LOC130826450 gene encoding uncharacterized protein LOC130826450: protein MGWKEKEATGEFTPKGNVDALHMVLGKDHSGRVVGKGGVRVGLQKAFGKECVATQSRTALREEAATLRAEITKDVLEYFFYSRQSRCVNTRTTIRVWIDELMNRRQFLPS from the exons atgggctggaaggaaaaagaagctacgggggagttcaccccaaaaggcaatgttgacgcattgcatatggtcttagggaaagaccacagtgggcgggtagtcggaaaaggaggcgtccgcgtggggttacagaaggcattcggcaaagagtgtgttgctactcaatcccgaacggcactgcgggaagaagcagcaaccctccgagcggagattacgaaggacgttctc GAATACTTCTTTTATAGTCGTCAAAGCCGATGCGTTAACACTAGAACCACGATACGTGTTTGGATTGATGAATTGATGAACCGACGACAATTCCTTCCGTCGTGA